Proteins encoded by one window of Ignavibacteriota bacterium:
- a CDS encoding PAS domain-containing protein, whose protein sequence is MKNNNFFFENKYFVKNVYENLSEGFCICRVDYDSEGNIQALVPIYANASLEKQIGVKSEVFLKSNILANKVNPNYERLLSVAKVAISKEPYSDYYNSSQLGKTIKFSAHPADDNYIYALVTDLSESLEVKRSLKESETLINSILNSIDQVIFSVTMDGKLIFISNHTEEIYKLPPSAFYENTNLWFEIIYKDDKELVLNEIDLAHKKGFFETDYRILRADGEIRWVHNQSKIIYENGIPIRIDGQIYDVTDSKIQELELQKKNRLITGFYLANPLLMGVVEVEKDFKKVKHISGNKSFKDFMDKSESDYPFYIELTDDDLENPSVKIWLAKYKEAYEENRSVYFEYDFDYEGQTYYHYVVLSYLSLSEDDNPQYSFIINDITPRKIAEIQINNYAAEMEKKSIELQNEIEKNINIQKELIEAKDIADKANKAKSEFLANISHEIRTPMNAIMGFAKLIRENESDTKLMHYADGILTGGKSLMNVINDILDLSKIESGTLSIHNDVVDIFKMTNEIYRLFSLKSEEKNIKLLNFITSSTPRFIYIDEFRIRQILINLVSNAIKFTETGYVLILVDSKPMGKKSNISFHVIDTGIGISEDQSKIIFEAFIQSDSQSNKKFGGTGLGLTISRKLAGLMNGDIKLESNINEGSKFSAVFDNISIVDSAENPQTFFDELYSMSFKNTGIIANVSDKIKLNLKKIASGSGDFIVFFDNTDQINDLKILPQLIIIEKGNIEDLIIMLESITLNNVPLMIISEDIESILDLIPKYNIRAWISPNARFEQLAYELTKFIRFEIQTNMEEDTVLKLLDLEMDKILFEEVCEIVRERFSDFRLIFEGDISLDKAKEFAGLIINVGDELNENAFRQIGNYIINKINSYDFNNLSIIIKHIFKLY, encoded by the coding sequence ATGAAAAATAACAACTTTTTTTTTGAAAATAAATACTTCGTAAAAAATGTTTACGAGAATCTAAGCGAAGGCTTTTGCATCTGTAGAGTAGATTATGATTCAGAAGGCAATATTCAGGCACTTGTTCCTATCTATGCCAATGCCTCTTTAGAAAAGCAAATCGGGGTAAAAAGTGAAGTCTTTTTAAAAAGCAATATTTTAGCAAATAAAGTAAATCCGAACTACGAAAGACTTCTTTCAGTGGCAAAAGTAGCAATATCCAAAGAGCCTTATTCAGACTATTACAATTCTAGTCAGCTTGGAAAGACAATTAAGTTCTCAGCCCATCCGGCTGATGATAATTATATTTATGCACTTGTAACAGACTTAAGTGAAAGCCTTGAAGTTAAAAGAAGTCTTAAAGAAAGCGAAACATTGATAAACTCGATTTTGAATTCAATAGATCAGGTTATTTTCTCGGTTACAATGGATGGTAAGTTGATTTTCATCAGTAATCATACCGAAGAAATATACAAACTACCGCCATCTGCATTTTATGAAAATACAAATTTATGGTTTGAAATTATTTATAAAGACGACAAAGAGCTTGTTCTCAACGAAATTGACTTAGCTCATAAAAAAGGTTTCTTCGAAACTGATTACCGGATTTTACGGGCTGATGGCGAAATTCGCTGGGTACATAATCAAAGTAAAATTATCTATGAAAATGGAATTCCTATCAGAATAGACGGGCAAATTTATGATGTCACTGATTCAAAAATTCAGGAGTTAGAACTTCAGAAGAAAAATCGTCTTATTACAGGATTTTATTTAGCCAACCCACTATTAATGGGTGTTGTGGAAGTAGAAAAAGACTTTAAGAAAGTTAAGCATATTTCCGGAAATAAGTCTTTTAAAGATTTTATGGATAAAAGCGAATCTGATTATCCTTTTTATATTGAACTTACAGATGATGACTTGGAGAATCCAAGCGTAAAGATTTGGCTTGCAAAGTATAAAGAAGCATACGAAGAAAATCGTTCTGTGTATTTTGAATATGACTTTGATTATGAAGGGCAGACTTATTATCATTATGTTGTATTATCGTATCTGTCTTTGAGTGAAGATGATAACCCACAGTATTCATTCATTATCAACGATATAACTCCAAGGAAAATCGCTGAAATACAAATAAACAACTATGCAGCTGAAATGGAAAAAAAGTCAATTGAATTGCAAAATGAAATTGAAAAAAATATAAATATTCAGAAAGAGCTGATTGAAGCTAAAGATATTGCAGATAAAGCTAATAAGGCTAAATCTGAATTTCTGGCAAATATCAGCCATGAAATACGAACACCTATGAATGCCATAATGGGATTTGCAAAATTAATTCGTGAGAATGAATCTGATACTAAACTTATGCACTATGCTGACGGCATTTTAACCGGTGGTAAAAGCCTGATGAACGTTATAAATGATATTCTTGATTTATCTAAAATTGAGTCAGGTACACTTTCAATTCATAATGATGTTGTTGATATTTTCAAAATGACTAATGAAATTTACCGGTTATTTAGTCTCAAATCAGAAGAAAAGAATATAAAATTGCTAAATTTCATAACCTCTTCAACTCCAAGATTTATTTACATTGATGAATTCAGAATCAGGCAAATCCTTATCAACCTTGTTAGTAATGCTATTAAATTTACTGAAACCGGTTATGTATTGATACTGGTTGATTCGAAACCTATGGGTAAGAAATCAAATATTAGTTTCCATGTGATTGATACTGGAATTGGCATTTCCGAAGACCAAAGTAAAATAATTTTTGAAGCATTCATACAAAGCGACAGTCAAAGCAATAAAAAATTCGGCGGCACAGGATTAGGATTGACAATTTCAAGAAAATTGGCTGGTTTGATGAATGGAGATATTAAGTTGGAAAGCAATATTAATGAAGGGTCAAAATTTTCAGCAGTATTTGATAATATAAGTATTGTAGATTCAGCCGAAAATCCTCAAACATTTTTTGATGAATTATATTCTATGTCATTTAAAAATACAGGAATTATTGCCAACGTAAGCGATAAAATTAAACTGAATTTGAAAAAAATTGCTTCAGGCTCGGGAGATTTCATAGTTTTCTTCGATAATACAGACCAGATTAACGATTTAAAAATATTGCCTCAATTGATAATTATAGAAAAAGGAAATATTGAGGATTTAATAATAATGCTCGAAAGTATCACCTTAAATAATGTTCCTTTGATGATAATTAGTGAAGATATCGAATCTATTTTGGATTTAATTCCGAAATATAATATCCGGGCATGGATTTCACCAAATGCAAGGTTTGAGCAACTTGCTTATGAACTTACGAAATTTATAAGATTTGAAATCCAGACCAATATGGAAGAAGATACTGTATTGAAATTACTAGACCTTGAAATGGATAAGATACTTTTTGAAGAAGTTTGCGAAATTGTAAGAGAGAGATTTTCTGATTTTAGACTGATATTTGAAGGAGATATAAGCCTTGATAAAGCGAAGGAATTCGCAGGATTAATAATAAATGTCGGCGATGAACTGAACGAAAATGCTTTCAGACAAATCGGCAACTATATCATAAATAAAATTAATTCTTATGATTTTAATAATCTTTCAATTATAATCAAGCATATTTTTAAATTATATTGA
- a CDS encoding prolipoprotein diacylglyceryl transferase gives MISIDNIISQLITPKQGIFLVLGYILSIIYLYFDSRGQGFNNKFLFYNLFLIFSAFCGNIGYNLLYFGVVNFELFNGGSILGAIFILTIITSLISIFKNNIVTKINKFIIPYFIIIVFGKLGCYFGGCCYGMEIFTIPLQIAEFLILVVLVFVLIWKFRKNGNLALWAVLFYSIYRFIFEFIRLDNSFYIFSIPITQIVSFVLIIGIITIIYIKHK, from the coding sequence ATGATTTCGATTGACAACATTATTTCGCAATTAATCACCCCAAAGCAAGGTATTTTCCTTGTTTTGGGGTATATTTTATCAATTATTTATTTATATTTTGATAGTCGAGGACAGGGATTTAATAATAAATTTCTATTTTATAATTTATTTCTTATATTCTCAGCTTTTTGTGGTAATATTGGTTATAATCTATTGTATTTTGGAGTAGTCAATTTTGAATTATTTAACGGTGGTTCAATTTTGGGAGCAATTTTTATCCTTACAATAATAACTTCCTTAATATCAATTTTCAAAAATAATATAGTTACTAAAATAAATAAATTCATTATTCCATACTTTATAATAATAGTATTTGGAAAGCTTGGTTGTTATTTCGGTGGTTGTTGTTATGGAATGGAAATATTTACTATTCCATTGCAGATTGCCGAATTTTTAATTCTTGTTGTTCTAGTATTTGTACTGATATGGAAATTTAGAAAAAATGGAAATTTAGCTTTATGGGCAGTTTTATTTTATAGCATATATAGATTCATTTTTGAATTTATTAGATTAGATAATAGCTTTTATATTTTTTCGATACCTATAACTCAAATAGTAAGTTTTGTTTTGATTATAGGCATCATTACAATTATATATATAAAACACAAATAA
- a CDS encoding [FeFe] hydrogenase, group A, whose protein sequence is MINLAINGLEVQVPEGTTLLQAAVKVGVNIPTLCHIPNCEPKGACRVCLVEVKNARSLVASCAMPAQEGMRVFTATRKVRDARKMVVELLLSEHDGDCKTCDRNDDCELQEIAKNLGIDNVRFAGQKAKYQYDDSTPALIRDNGKCIKCRRCVTVCNEMQNVGALYPQGRGFDSVIGPAFELNLDTVACVQCGQCAAVCPVGAITENSHIEKVWKAIDDPTKVVLVQTAPAIRAALGECFDYAPGTLVTGKMVSALKQIGFDKVFDTNFAADLTIMEEGTELLMRLKDKLVDNGDSALPQFTSCSPGWINYMEYFFPEMMANVSTCKSPQQMFGAVAKSYYAKKNNINPADIVVVSVMPCTAKKFEAARPEMNSSGYRDVDYVLTTRELGRMILQAGIEFRNLPESEMDNPLGRSSGAADLFANTGGVMEAAVRTVYELVTGRELPTEQLHLKPLMGLEGIKTASLKIEGTVPAWSFLEGVELKVAVSHGLGNTAILLKRIKEGEEFHFVEVMTCAGGCIGGGGQPRFTTNDVREKRMAAIYREDEGKTLRKSHENPDIIEIYAEYFEKPLSHISHKLLHTHYTEKSRV, encoded by the coding sequence ATGATAAATTTAGCAATTAATGGATTAGAAGTTCAGGTTCCTGAAGGAACTACTCTACTGCAAGCCGCTGTTAAGGTTGGTGTGAATATCCCTACTTTATGCCATATTCCAAACTGTGAACCAAAAGGTGCTTGCAGAGTTTGTCTTGTGGAAGTTAAAAATGCACGCTCACTTGTTGCCTCATGCGCTATGCCTGCTCAGGAAGGTATGAGGGTATTTACAGCAACAAGAAAAGTACGCGACGCCCGGAAAATGGTAGTCGAGTTATTACTTTCAGAACATGATGGCGATTGTAAAACCTGTGATAGAAACGATGATTGCGAATTACAGGAAATTGCAAAGAATCTTGGTATTGATAATGTCAGATTTGCAGGACAAAAAGCGAAGTATCAGTATGACGATTCTACACCTGCTTTAATTCGTGATAACGGCAAATGTATTAAGTGTCGCAGATGTGTGACTGTATGTAACGAAATGCAGAATGTTGGTGCCTTATACCCACAGGGCAGGGGCTTTGATTCTGTGATTGGACCTGCTTTTGAACTTAATCTGGATACAGTTGCCTGTGTTCAGTGTGGTCAATGTGCAGCTGTTTGTCCGGTTGGTGCAATTACTGAAAATTCTCATATAGAAAAAGTTTGGAAAGCTATAGACGACCCGACAAAAGTTGTTTTGGTACAAACTGCACCAGCTATCAGAGCTGCTCTTGGTGAGTGCTTTGATTATGCACCGGGTACTCTTGTAACAGGTAAGATGGTATCTGCCTTGAAGCAAATTGGTTTTGATAAGGTATTTGATACTAACTTCGCTGCCGACCTGACTATTATGGAAGAAGGTACAGAACTTCTTATGCGATTAAAAGATAAGCTCGTTGATAATGGTGATTCTGCCTTGCCACAATTTACAAGCTGCTCGCCTGGATGGATTAACTATATGGAATACTTTTTCCCTGAAATGATGGCAAATGTATCAACTTGTAAATCACCCCAGCAGATGTTCGGAGCCGTAGCAAAGAGCTATTATGCTAAGAAGAATAATATCAATCCTGCTGATATCGTTGTTGTTTCGGTTATGCCTTGTACTGCAAAGAAATTTGAAGCTGCACGCCCTGAAATGAACAGTAGCGGTTACCGTGATGTTGATTATGTATTGACAACTCGTGAACTTGGTCGTATGATTCTTCAGGCAGGTATTGAATTCCGTAATTTACCTGAAAGTGAGATGGATAACCCACTCGGTCGTTCATCAGGTGCTGCTGATTTATTTGCAAATACCGGTGGCGTAATGGAAGCCGCTGTACGTACCGTATATGAACTCGTTACAGGCAGAGAGCTGCCAACCGAACAACTTCATTTAAAACCTCTGATGGGCTTGGAAGGTATCAAAACTGCATCTTTAAAAATTGAAGGTACGGTTCCGGCTTGGTCATTCCTTGAAGGTGTTGAACTCAAAGTTGCAGTTTCACACGGACTTGGGAACACTGCAATCCTTCTGAAACGAATCAAAGAAGGCGAAGAATTTCACTTTGTTGAAGTAATGACTTGTGCCGGTGGATGTATCGGAGGTGGAGGTCAGCCAAGATTCACAACAAATGATGTTCGTGAAAAACGTATGGCTGCTATTTATCGTGAAGATGAAGGTAAAACTTTACGTAAATCACACGAAAATCCTGACATCATTGAGATTTATGCCGAGTATTTCGAGAAACCGCTTAGTCATATTTCCCACAAACTTCTCCATACTCATTATACTGAGAAGTCGAGAGTTTAG
- the nuoF gene encoding NADH-quinone oxidoreductase subunit NuoF, which translates to MKKITSLEDMTNLRLSVNNSHNKMKENLKEKIKVCIGGGCIASGSLKIKTALEEAVISHGLDGEVVVQGTGCLGPCSRGPVVLMDKDQIFYQDVKPEDANDIISIHVMDGQIVNRLAWHELGSELSTPKMDDISFFKRQKKVVLKNCGNVDPLSIEDYIRLDGYAAQAKAFCTMKPEDVIAEMRKSGLRGRGGAGFPTWMKWSFAAKAGIGEKYILCNADEGDPGAFMDRSVLEGDPHSIIEGMALGAYAIGASQGFVYVRAEYPLAVERLQIAIDAAKEYGFLGENILGSGFNFDLEIRMGSGAFVCGEETALMNSIEGKRGEPRPRPPFPAEKGLWGKPSVLNNVETFANVPQIINNGGDWFAGIGTDDSKGTKVFALAGNINNSGLVEVPVGTSLGELIYDIGMGIPNGKKFKAAQIGGPSGGCVPKENLNVALDYESLSELGAIMGSGGLIVMDEDSCMVDVAKFFLEFVQEESCGKCVPCRVGTKRMLEILERITEGKGKESDIDLLIELGEQIKETSLCGLGQTAPNPVLSTIRHFRHEYEAHIKNKHCEAGVCHGLVRAPCQSACPAHVDIPGFVSLIGEKRYAEALKLHRERNPFAAVCARVCFHVCEDKCRRTSMDDAVSIRALKRFMVDQEITIQLPEVRENPENAKKKIAIIGAGPAGLTCGYFLARLGYKPKVFESEPRPGGMLVQTIPAYRLPREILAREIRMIENLGVDIETNKKLGRDFLVQDLKDQGYEALFISIGSPKGVAMNIPGKNHPNVVKAMDFLRTYNLRGSVKIENEIVIVGGGNAAFDAARTAIRLGAEIVNIVYRRSQEEMPAYAEEIEEALQEGIRIYPLTNPQEIMIENDKIVGVRCNKMRLGEFDHSGRRRPINESESFIIKADQVIMALGQDFDTSLIYSGTKLEMNAESSIITDPLTGSTSVDWIFAGGDCATEGSKTVIEAVAAGERAAVGIDMFLSGKNNAFWREEKVVHTFFDPNAEPVPYQRSKMSLLPIERRKYNFNEVEQPWLEAEAVRQAQRCLRCDYGH; encoded by the coding sequence ATGAAAAAAATAACATCTCTCGAAGATATGACTAATTTAAGATTGTCTGTTAATAATAGTCATAATAAAATGAAAGAAAATCTGAAAGAAAAAATCAAAGTTTGCATCGGAGGCGGTTGTATTGCATCAGGCTCACTTAAAATTAAAACAGCACTTGAAGAAGCTGTGATATCTCATGGATTAGATGGTGAAGTTGTTGTTCAGGGTACAGGTTGCTTAGGTCCATGCTCACGTGGTCCTGTCGTTTTAATGGATAAAGACCAAATATTCTATCAGGATGTAAAGCCTGAAGATGCTAATGACATTATTTCAATTCATGTTATGGATGGTCAGATAGTAAATCGTCTTGCATGGCATGAACTCGGTTCTGAACTTTCAACACCAAAAATGGATGATATATCATTTTTCAAACGTCAGAAAAAAGTTGTTCTTAAAAATTGTGGTAATGTTGACCCACTTAGCATAGAAGATTATATTCGTTTAGATGGCTATGCTGCTCAAGCTAAAGCATTTTGTACTATGAAACCGGAAGATGTTATCGCTGAAATGCGTAAATCAGGTCTTCGCGGACGTGGTGGAGCAGGTTTCCCAACGTGGATGAAATGGTCTTTTGCCGCTAAAGCCGGAATAGGAGAAAAATATATTCTATGTAATGCAGATGAAGGCGACCCCGGAGCATTTATGGACCGTTCAGTTCTTGAAGGCGACCCACACTCTATTATTGAAGGTATGGCTCTTGGTGCTTATGCGATTGGTGCAAGTCAGGGGTTTGTTTACGTAAGAGCTGAATATCCTCTTGCAGTCGAAAGATTACAAATAGCAATTGATGCAGCTAAGGAATACGGCTTTCTTGGTGAAAATATTCTTGGCAGTGGCTTCAATTTTGACCTTGAAATTCGAATGGGTTCAGGAGCATTTGTTTGCGGTGAAGAAACTGCATTAATGAATTCTATTGAAGGTAAACGCGGTGAACCACGTCCACGCCCGCCATTCCCTGCTGAAAAGGGTCTTTGGGGTAAACCAAGTGTATTAAACAATGTCGAAACTTTTGCGAATGTACCACAAATCATAAATAATGGTGGTGATTGGTTTGCAGGTATCGGTACTGATGACAGCAAGGGGACAAAAGTATTTGCTCTCGCAGGTAATATAAACAATTCAGGTCTTGTAGAAGTTCCTGTTGGTACATCGCTTGGTGAATTGATTTATGATATTGGAATGGGTATTCCAAACGGAAAGAAATTCAAAGCCGCTCAAATTGGCGGTCCGTCAGGCGGTTGCGTTCCTAAAGAAAATCTGAATGTAGCCCTTGATTACGAGTCCCTGAGTGAACTCGGAGCGATTATGGGTTCAGGTGGATTGATTGTAATGGATGAAGATAGCTGTATGGTTGATGTTGCAAAGTTTTTCCTTGAGTTTGTTCAGGAAGAATCTTGTGGCAAATGTGTTCCGTGCCGTGTCGGTACTAAAAGAATGTTAGAAATTCTCGAGCGTATTACTGAAGGTAAAGGCAAAGAATCTGATATAGATTTACTGATTGAACTTGGCGAACAGATTAAGGAAACTTCGCTCTGCGGACTTGGTCAGACAGCACCGAATCCCGTACTTTCAACAATACGACATTTTCGTCATGAATATGAAGCTCATATCAAAAACAAACATTGCGAAGCAGGTGTTTGTCATGGATTGGTTCGTGCCCCTTGTCAGAGTGCATGCCCTGCTCATGTTGATATTCCCGGATTCGTATCACTTATCGGCGAGAAACGCTATGCTGAGGCATTAAAACTTCACAGAGAGCGTAATCCGTTTGCAGCAGTTTGTGCTCGTGTATGTTTCCATGTTTGCGAAGATAAATGCCGCAGAACTTCGATGGATGATGCAGTTTCAATCAGAGCTTTGAAACGCTTTATGGTTGACCAGGAAATCACAATTCAATTACCGGAAGTCCGTGAAAATCCTGAAAATGCTAAGAAGAAAATTGCTATTATCGGAGCAGGTCCTGCAGGTCTTACTTGTGGATATTTCCTTGCCCGTTTAGGTTATAAGCCAAAAGTATTTGAATCAGAACCTCGCCCGGGTGGCATGCTTGTTCAAACAATTCCGGCGTACAGATTGCCTCGTGAGATATTAGCACGTGAAATTCGTATGATTGAAAACCTTGGCGTTGATATTGAGACAAATAAAAAACTTGGTCGTGATTTCCTTGTTCAGGATTTGAAAGATCAGGGCTATGAAGCATTATTTATTAGTATTGGTTCTCCGAAAGGTGTTGCAATGAATATCCCCGGAAAAAATCATCCGAACGTAGTCAAAGCAATGGACTTCCTGCGAACATATAATCTTCGTGGCTCGGTAAAAATTGAAAATGAAATAGTTATTGTTGGTGGTGGTAATGCCGCATTCGATGCTGCAAGGACTGCCATCAGACTGGGTGCTGAAATAGTTAATATTGTTTATCGCAGAAGTCAGGAAGAAATGCCTGCTTATGCTGAGGAAATAGAAGAAGCATTACAGGAAGGAATCAGGATATATCCTCTTACAAATCCACAGGAAATCATGATTGAAAATGATAAAATCGTGGGAGTAAGATGCAACAAAATGCGTCTTGGAGAATTTGACCATTCCGGTAGAAGACGCCCTATTAATGAATCTGAATCATTTATTATTAAAGCAGACCAGGTAATTATGGCACTCGGACAGGATTTCGATACTTCGCTAATATACAGTGGAACAAAACTCGAAATGAATGCTGAAAGTAGTATCATAACTGACCCACTTACAGGGTCTACATCAGTAGACTGGATTTTTGCAGGTGGTGACTGTGCGACCGAAGGCTCAAAAACAGTAATTGAAGCTGTTGCCGCCGGAGAAAGAGCTGCTGTCGGAATTGATATGTTTTTATCAGGTAAAAATAATGCCTTCTGGCGAGAAGAAAAAGTTGTTCATACTTTCTTCGACCCAAATGCCGAACCTGTACCTTACCAAAGAAGTAAGATGTCACTACTGCCAATTGAGAGAAGGAAGTACAACTTCAACGAGGTTGAACAACCATGGCTTGAAGCTGAAGCAGTACGCCAAGCCCAAAGATGTTTACGATGTGATTATGGTCATTGA
- a CDS encoding NAD(P)H-dependent oxidoreductase subunit E, translating into MNDLKCIECQQEPTEEELYSQLDDILSEYENKPGALIPVLQITQRIFGYLPKEALKKISLALGKPYSEVTGVVSFYSFFSTQPRGKYMVRVCLGTACYVRGGKEVLNSLKKELAIDVGMTTDDKLFTIDVGRCFGACGLAPVIMVNDDVHQRVKPDKIGELLNIYKSESKHVLEEVV; encoded by the coding sequence ATGAATGATTTAAAGTGTATCGAATGTCAGCAAGAACCGACTGAAGAGGAACTTTACAGCCAGCTTGATGATATTCTGTCAGAATATGAGAATAAGCCAGGAGCCTTAATTCCCGTACTACAAATTACTCAGCGCATATTTGGATACTTGCCCAAAGAAGCTCTGAAAAAAATTAGCTTAGCACTTGGTAAGCCATATAGTGAAGTAACCGGAGTTGTGTCCTTTTATTCTTTCTTTTCAACCCAACCCCGTGGAAAATATATGGTACGTGTATGTCTCGGCACTGCTTGCTATGTTCGTGGTGGTAAAGAAGTTTTAAATTCTTTAAAAAAGGAACTTGCGATTGATGTTGGAATGACAACCGATGATAAACTATTCACAATTGATGTTGGCAGATGCTTTGGTGCTTGCGGACTTGCTCCTGTCATTATGGTTAATGACGATGTACATCAAAGAGTTAAGCCTGACAAAATTGGTGAGTTACTCAATATTTACAAATCCGAAAGTAAACATGTATTGGAGGAGGTAGTATGA
- a CDS encoding helix-turn-helix transcriptional regulator — translation MSTYAEQVGERLKKIRFIFNEGGKLSADQFAFLLGETRDKIANYELGRAGLPIRVLLELYRRGISPIYLISGEGSIFSDNNEGKNFKHRISEKVKSGWKFSQQSMDILYTALGSEVDFSNVKLAAGKVEKK, via the coding sequence ATGTCTACTTATGCTGAACAGGTTGGCGAAAGACTTAAAAAAATTCGCTTCATTTTTAACGAGGGTGGTAAATTATCAGCAGACCAGTTTGCATTTTTACTCGGTGAAACCCGTGATAAGATAGCAAATTACGAATTAGGAAGAGCAGGTCTGCCAATCAGGGTTCTGCTTGAACTTTATCGTCGTGGCATCAGCCCGATTTATTTAATTTCAGGAGAGGGCTCAATCTTTTCGGACAACAATGAGGGAAAAAATTTTAAACACCGAATATCTGAGAAAGTCAAATCCGGCTGGAAATTCTCTCAGCAAAGTATGGATATTCTTTACACTGCTCTCGGTAGTGAAGTTGATTTCTCCAATGTCAAGCTCGCAGCAGGAAAAGTAGAGAAAAAGTAA
- a CDS encoding oxidoreductase translates to MSKLDWYEGKVVDIIKETPYIRRFFIQVEELESYNFKAGQHVKIEFPIDARKNYRQYSYANAPDGSNIFELLIVLDPNGVATNYLFNEVNIGSILKVSEPRGNFLVPEFVETDLCFISTGVGLAPLRSIYLDILKREIPHKHIYVIFGTRFMRDLIYIEEMEQLSKRSDFTFIPVLSRETSDDWKGERGYVHNIYKKIFGILPPTEFYICGWRDMVTEARLSLMDMGYKRKQIHFERYD, encoded by the coding sequence ATGTCTAAATTAGATTGGTATGAAGGTAAGGTTGTTGATATAATTAAGGAGACACCTTATATAAGACGTTTTTTTATTCAAGTCGAAGAGTTGGAAAGTTATAATTTTAAAGCCGGGCAACATGTAAAAATTGAATTTCCTATTGATGCACGAAAAAACTACAGACAATACTCTTACGCAAATGCACCTGATGGTTCGAACATTTTCGAACTTCTTATAGTATTAGACCCAAATGGTGTAGCCACAAATTATTTGTTCAATGAAGTTAATATCGGCTCTATTCTTAAGGTGTCCGAGCCAAGGGGAAATTTTCTGGTTCCCGAATTTGTCGAAACAGATTTATGTTTTATTAGTACCGGAGTTGGATTGGCTCCATTACGCTCGATATACTTGGATATATTAAAGCGTGAAATTCCTCACAAACACATTTACGTGATTTTCGGTACAAGATTTATGAGAGATTTGATATATATTGAAGAGATGGAGCAGCTCTCAAAAAGAAGTGATTTTACATTTATCCCTGTGCTGTCACGCGAAACTTCTGATGATTGGAAAGGTGAAAGAGGATATGTTCACAATATTTATAAAAAAATATTTGGAATTCTCCCACCTACTGAGTTTTACATTTGCGGATGGCGGGATATGGTGACTGAAGCGCGATTGTCACTTATGGATATGGGCTATAAACGCAAACAGATTCATTTCGAGAGATATGATTAA
- the msrA gene encoding peptide-methionine (S)-S-oxide reductase MsrA encodes MKYKLIILIILSVIINSCSTKAEEKKSNGENEMSENLEYIILGGGCFWCVEAVFQDLTGVASVVSGYTGGKTKNPTYEDICTGLTGHAEVVKVGFNPEIISLEEILEVHFATHDPTTLNRQGADAGTQYRSAIFYINKNQEEISRNYIKLLTAEKVFEDKIVTEVTQLDEFYKAEDYHQNYFKNNPNQPYCMVVINPKVNKVRTKFKSKLKQ; translated from the coding sequence ATGAAATACAAACTAATTATATTGATTATTTTATCAGTTATTATAAATTCCTGCAGTACTAAAGCTGAGGAAAAAAAATCTAATGGAGAAAATGAAATGAGTGAAAATTTAGAATATATAATTTTGGGTGGTGGTTGTTTTTGGTGTGTTGAAGCTGTTTTTCAGGATTTAACGGGCGTTGCTTCGGTTGTGTCAGGATATACAGGCGGAAAAACCAAAAATCCGACTTATGAGGATATATGTACCGGTTTAACAGGTCATGCCGAAGTTGTTAAGGTCGGTTTCAATCCTGAGATTATTTCTTTGGAGGAAATTTTAGAGGTACATTTTGCTACTCACGACCCTACTACACTTAATCGTCAGGGTGCAGACGCAGGTACTCAATATCGCTCAGCAATATTTTATATTAACAAAAATCAAGAAGAAATTTCAAGGAACTATATTAAATTGCTTACAGCTGAAAAGGTTTTTGAAGATAAAATTGTTACCGAAGTTACTCAATTAGACGAATTCTACAAAGCTGAAGACTATCATCAGAACTATTTTAAAAACAACCCGAATCAACCATACTGTATGGTTGTTATTAATCCTAAGGTCAATAAGGTCAGGACAAAATTCAAAAGTAAATTAAAGCAATAG